Part of the Fundulus heteroclitus isolate FHET01 chromosome 20, MU-UCD_Fhet_4.1, whole genome shotgun sequence genome, GGTTGATGTGTTTAGAGTCATGTGGAGTGTTAGCTATCCCCATTACATGTTGTTTGGTATCTGAACTGAGCATCTTCCTCCACCGGTTTGCTTTCTGCCCCTACAGTGCTTATGGCTAACGGCACTGTAGACTGCTGATGACTTTCCTTCAACAAAGGCTTCCTTCTTCCTATTattccataaagaccagatttaTGGAGTGCACAAATAATTGCTGTGCTTTTATCGTCAGAGTCTCCCACCTGGGCTCTGAATCTTTAAATCTCCTATGGAGCAACCATGACCTTCTTGGCTGCTTGTCTGGTTAATAATCTCCTTTCCTCTGttgtcagtttaggtggctATTTATTAGTAAATGACTTCTCGTTATGACTTCTACTGGCTTTTGCTTTTATCTAGAAGTATGAGAGAAAAAGGGGTGTTAATACAATTACACTCCAGacatttcagatgtttatttgcaaaatattcAGAAAGGATGTATAAGTTTCCTTTCGCTTCACCATCCCAAGAAAATATGCTGAAGTCTACGGTTGTAAcatgataaaatgtggaaaaattctaaaatatatgaataattTACAagactgctgctgcaggtaagctACTATCTGTTTACAAGCTCTCAACAGAACCCCTCTGAAGTATCTATTGGCATCCAAAGAGTTAAATTTAAGTCGTTTTTTGGATGTTTGATATTTTACCTGCTCAGACTGAGTCATTATATCGCATTACAGTCATTATTCCATTTAAGTTAAAGTCTCTCTGTCTCAGTTCTGTGAGGTCATCACCCTCACCTGGTTGAAACACCTGTCGGGTGCTGTGGTTCGCGTGCTGCTGGATTACGTCGATCACGTGAGGCTGTGCTGCAAACTGAAGGCGGTGCTGATGGAGCAGAAGCAGTGGTCGGATATCTGCAGACTTCAAGGTGACGGAAACTTAACacattgcaaaaacagaactagaaataagtcaaatattcttaaaattagtgtatttgtccttgttttgagcaggtaaataagactatttgccaatggtataagatttttgcacttaaaataggaacaattcatctccatcttcttatttcaagtgcaggatgtctaattatcttattttaggggtcaaaatactcattccattggcagataatccattttacctactcaaatcaagtataaatacactaactttaagaaaattttacttatttttagatccatttttgcagtgcagtcggGTGAGAAAGGAGGAGACGAAATCACTgatctccttccttcctttcccctCTCCAGAAAACGCCCGGtgcctgcagcatctctgccgCCTGCGGATCCGTCGCTGTCTCGGCCGTCTCCGTCTCCGCTCGCCTGTCTTCATGAGCTTTCTGCCGCTGCCGGAGCGACTGAAGGACTACATCCTGTACCGGGAATACGACCTGCTGGGCCGCCGGAAGAGCAGGCCGGGCTGAGGGAAGTCTCACAACCAGCCAAAACAGTCGGTTGCTAATTAAACGAGAATCACAGCACATCTGTGAAACATGAGTTGAAGACAGACTAAAGTGTTTGTTTTGATGCAGTGTATTGTGACCTAATAGTGCATAAGTAACTGGAAAAGGATGCATGAGCTATGAACAGAAATCTGATAAGTGTGGTGTGTATTTGCGTGCAGCCTCATTTACTCTGGTGAACCTACTTTAAATCCACGGCAAAAACAGTTACCTGCCAAAGTCGGAGAAAGgttagtgaacaaacaggaCGACCGAGGACCTCAGCAGGTCAGGGAGAGAGAAGCAGCCATGAGgaaaccctgaaggagctgataTCCACAGATTAAAGGGAGAGAATCTGTCTGCAGAACAACGATTTGTCATCCTCCCCACATGTTTGGCTTTTATGCAGGCCAAGAGAAAACTAATGGTCAAATAAAAACTCTAAGAAGcgctgtttaaagtttgtggttgtaaactgacaaataatgcaaaaacaaaagcttaaaGGGGAGatatcatgcttttaagttcttccttttcacattgaaatcattcagttgggGTCTATTTAAAGTGGAGCCGCTACGTTTACggctgaattcctcattaattcCCCCCCAGATTCCCCCCCTTTTTGCCCCTGTGCTgcggtgcgtctgagagcaactcgttttggcgctgtctctttaaatctaaagcagGGACGTCACACCTCCCCCAAGCCCCCCACCCtgatcggccatttttgtagtatgctagGGGACGGGGAAATGGACAACCAAtgactaaggctacgttcacactgcaggtcttgatgctcaattccgatttttttgaggtggccgttcatattactattaaaggtatactatgcaaccgaggttgattttccagcgaggctccccccagagtgcgaaagtaaaagtgcactgtcataaagatgctcagctgttctggtttctccgtcaagccaggcgcagttgttttgagcttagcagacaggcgaacgcaacgaaaagtggaaaaaacagcagtacaaacaatgactaacagtgaaaagtatgaacatgcacacagagagagagagaaaccattccaatgttacttacaatcgcatcagcagaaacgcgaggtccgcgtcagccttgcagccttctttttcttttagctctcaccattcagaaaaagctttcccgatgttcacccgtgtacgactcctctctctgtccagagcccttttcctctttcttgcctgctccaacatgggctttcgctgttttctcgctggttccgccatgataactgcacaaatatcgccactgtgctaccaacgagcacacctttcactgcgggcgtgtagcagctctcgccgtaaagcaagaccgactctcgcgatgcaccagacttctgagcctgtgactgcgggccgagggctcctgcaattacaagtacggtatttcccccacagaccaccagggcggccgagaaaacctttgttcgacctgaaatgactcatttaatcatccaaaacggtatggaacacattaattaactgaaaaatgttgcatagtatgcctttaaatacgCCCACcgtcagacttctgtctgatcGGTTTAAGAACGCAACGCGACCCATatgcatctctccttgttattattagaaagctgttgagcaatgaaAGCCGACAATGTTAAAACCACATCATAGCGAGACAAAGTAAGCTGAGAGGAAAGCAGCGCCGCCATTAACGATCCCttatggagcgctagctgctattactgtgtgtggatgtgtagctggagacaggagagtgacgtgaaagacggatgaaatgtgacatgaccgttcagactgtaGACGCTTAGGGAAAAGAAATCTGATGCGTGTCCGAATTAGTAACATATATGGAAGTGACACAGATCGGATATTTATTTTTGGgtgtgaaaagatcggaattgggccgtAGTAACTGCCGTGAAAAAGACAGCTATAGGTCGCATTTATGGGTAAAAAGATTTGGGTTTGggttgcatttccctgcagtgtgaacgtagcctcagAATCCTTCTGCTTTTACTACGAAAGCAGAAggatgctgattttttttatttcttgctcagagaaaaaaaaaatggcggattcacaagtcaagtcaagtttatctTTGTAGcatatttcagcagcaaggcggatcaaagtgctttacatcatgaaaacataaaaaacatcaaacatcgaaacggtcactggttgtgagaccagtaacagaCAATtatatcaggtgaaaacatcaataaacattAAATCTGTTGGTCAgggttcctgttattatggctgAAAGCAGCTCTGAACAGGAGGTTTTCAGTTTGGATTAAAAGGAAATCAGTTTCTGctgatttacagttttctgggagtttgttccagatcagtggagcataggaactaaatgctgcttctccatgtctggttctggttctggttctgcagagcaggctggagccagaagacctgagtggtctggagggttgatgccctgataacaagtctgtgatggatttaggtgctaattcagggatttatagactaacagaaggattttaaagtctattctctgagatacagggagccatggaaggacttcagaaccgggtcaatgtgttccatcttcctggttttaatgagaacacaaacagcagcgttctggatcagcttcagctgtttgattgattttttgGGCAGATCTGTgtaaacaccgttgcagtgatcagttctactaaagataagtgcatggatgagtttctctagatctgGTTGGGACATCAGATCTTTAATCCTGGTTAACGTTCTCCAGGTGGTAGAAGGCTGACTTATTAACCGTCTTTATGTGtctttgaaggttcaggtctgagtccatcactattcccagatttcaggcctgatctcTAGGTTGCAGctgtaataactgaagctgctgctgactcTGGTTCATTCCTCTTTAGCTTCAAAGataataacttcagttttgtttatgttcagctggagaaagttttggcaccTTCATGCAGTGATTTGTTCACAACACTgttaagctggaagtccatgaccttgtttacaAGTTCCACAGCAAATACCTTCACTTacatatggcttaaaaatatgacccaaaaaaaggcataacgatatctacgcagctcctggacaggCTACATTCAGAATTGCTGCACTGCTAGAGACTCAGAGGacagaacaaaatgtatttaagtgattaaaagtgcattttgcctgatatgtcccctttaagaggTGTAATTACTTGTACAAGGCGTTGCATGTTAGGTGATAATATTGTGACATAGTTTGAAGGTGACTCTGTGTGCAACGCCCCAAGGCGTTTTCCTGAATTTCTGCTCAAAACATGCTTAAATTGTGTCTCAATATAGACTAAAGAAAGGGAATAAACCAGATTACTTTGCATGAAAATAAAAGGTGCcgtacacatttttaaaaagtttttatcaAACTACTGTTAAACTTATAAACCAACAATAACATACCTGTAATCAGGCAAACCTAAGCTGGCACACTGCACTTTAAATGTTACACcttgtgtgtttaaaaaaaaaaaaaaaaaactttcctgtATTTTGTTGTTATCGTGTGCTTAATGTTGTGACGTAAGCTTTTAGTTTTGTTGTGCACATGCGCAGTGACAATAAAGGCTTTGAATTTGACCGCGTTTGCTCCTTCCTCCCGCGCTGCCGCCCCCTGCTGGTTGCTACAGGAACTGAACAGCCATGCAGCGATTTTAACAGAAGACAAAAACCAGACAGAGTGTTTCCCAGTCGACCTTTTATTATAGAGGGGTTACCAGTGCACAATGTGAGAGATGCGTTCAAGTACTCCAGGATCTGAGAGCCTCCACTGCTGCAAAAAGCCTCCAAAGCATGAACACATATACTTTAGTTTGCTCATAATCCACAGTTTAAAATTGAGAATTAAAGGCCCCTTCAGAGGTTTGTGAGGCGACTATAACTAGTGTCTTTACTGTCCTTCTTTCAAGTATTCGATTAATCTCCAGTAAAGCTGTTTTCTGTGCTGCTCCGCTCCATTTCAGTTCATGAACTTCTCCCAAGGCTGTGATGGTTAAATATTTGAGTCAagttaaatatttccttttttttttagggattaACTGGGAATGTACCAGTCAGTCGAGCAGGTTTTTTTCTAAACCTGGGACTTGTTGATTCAAACCCGTTCACCAACTCAACTGTTTTACCTcgtgtaaataaaataaagtggtttCTAGTCAGAAATACTCAGGTTTCAGAGATAACAGCCAAAATAATGAGCAGGTTAGAAGTGAGGCGTGTCCTGAAGACCTGATTAAATCCTACTAACTACTTCTTTCTGTGtctgtcagcagcagcagattaTTAGGTGATGAATTATATTAATCATCAAATAGGAGGTAACCACCCCCTGGTGCCGTCTTACTGTATATAATTGGTCACAATTTCTCCATAACCGAGTcgaaaaaagcaaaacagtgaGAGCTAATGTTACAAAAGCAGCAGAGGTAGAGTGGATTATAAATGTAAGATCAGATGTTTTGCAggacgtttgcagctttgatggATGGTCCCATGTGGCTCCAGCCTAATAATCATGACTGGACGTGATAAATAGCTCCACGTCTCACGACTCCAGGCACCATGAGGGATTCAAAAGTtactgatgctttttttttttaggcctcTCTGCTGGCAGCAAACAGCAGATGATGAACTTAAAAGGACGCCTGTACGCTGTTTATTCAGCTGGTCTCATTAAACTCAGTATTACATCATAATTAATTGGTATTATTACTCCCCAGCACCTGATCCAGTTTAGCCGGTTCCTCTGAGCAGCAGGTACACAGCAGAGATGGTGATGGCGGCGGCGGTGTAGGTAAACACTGCGTTATAGACGCTGTTTATCCTGATTCCTTCTCCCAGCGTCCTCTTGGTGTCCTCCAGGCCTCTCACCACCCTCTCAGACCCCCACTGGTCCGCTGCCTCTGGTCTCTGCGAGCCAGCAGCTCGTGTCTGGGCCTGTGGTTCAGTCCGCGGTTTGGCCTCCAGCAGCTTCCTCACCGACAGCAGTTCATCCTCCACCTTCCCCACGCCCTGCTGGAGCTGACCCAGCCGAGCCGGCAGCGACTCCAGCAGCGACTCCGTCTTCTGGTGGTGGACCTGAAGGTCCTTAAGGGCCGAAGGAGAAAAGGCGGGCGCTGCTGCGGTCGCTCCCGTCTTCCCCTGGGGGGCGCCGCTCCTCTGTGAGACGGTTTCAGCCAGAGTGACCCTGAGGCTGTCGATGAGAAGCCGGAGCTCGTCCTGCTGGGAGCGGTGGTTCCCAGCCTGGACTCTAAGCGCCTCCTGGAGGCTCTCTGGACCTTTCTGAGCCTCCAGAAGAAGATTCTTCAActcctgcaaaaacaaaacgacGCCATCATAAGATTTACAGCCTTAAAATTATACACACAGGCTCAAAACTGTACACTCTGAGTAATGTTTATTAAGATGTCTGGATATTTTACCACTTTTCCTTGTAACTTTCACTTGAATGGAGcccatattattattattattattgttaaacaaaatgcatttcacGCATGTTTATAAGCTTCATGGTGGCCTGTATTACTCACTTCAATGCCAgttaaaatattcacacccctggcagatttaggtttaaaataaTCTTTCCTCTGGCTTTAGGTTATATTAACGTCTTGAAGCGACTCGCCTTAAATCTGATGGAGAAAATGTGTTAAAGATTAGCCtaaagataaatcatcaaaataccagAGGAAACATTATAAGAAGAGTGTGATTGTCTTAAAGTTgataatctggcactgatgatCAAGTAGCGTATAAATACTTATATAGTAACTGAAATGCTATTTCTATTAATAAAGcgtaaataaaagcaaacattttcttttctttttttacattatagttttatgtttagttttaaatcatcatcatcatcagaagaagaaaaacatcagcTGAATGAAAGTGTTAAATCTAAACCTGTTAGGGGTGTGAATAGTTTATGCCTAAAGCGCTGAAGGTTAAAACTTTGTTGGATGTTTCAACGGGACATACGGGTGTCTGAgccactaataataataataataataataataataataataatattaattaatatttccCTTTccagtcccacagaggggaactgtctctctgtgtttaacCCTTTCCTTCAGGAACGTTGCTGGGTGACGCACGGGGAGCAATCTAGGGTCAAGtgttttgctcagggacccagagtgacagtcAGATTTTTGAACCGGCAacctttggggcttctccatgATGCAAACGGTCGGCTCCCTAAATGAGCTCTGAAGCAGAGCGGTGAAACATCTCGTCATGCTGATGCCACATACTAGTCTTTGCCATTATTGCTGTTCAGACGGAGAAAGCCAGACAGCGCACCTTTTAGGGCTGAAAGATATATTAActattatatatttgttttctatcactgatatatattgttattgaattatcgtccagcccaagCACCTTTATTACATTTCTTTTGCTTCGGTCGGTCCAACTGGTGCATTTACATAACACTGCCACTAGAGGGCAGCAACAAATCATAGAAAAGCAACCGCTGTTACTTTGAAATTGTTTAAAACTGTCATTTTATCCCCGTGGCAGTTCCCACGTTTACtttatgctccttttttttagtaattaagGTTACAGGTTTCACATTCAGCCTCCTTCAGTTCAATCAGAGCGCACAGAGTGTGCCAGCGTGTCGTTTTACCTGAAGGCGAACGCGGTTGATGTACGTTGATCCCATGACCCCGATGAGGGCCCCGAGCACAGAGCCGATGACCGACCAGTTCTTGGTGCGCTCCGCTCTCGTCCTCTCCTTCTCGTGGCTCTCCCTGACCGCCGCCGAGAACAAGGCAAACTTTTCCCTCTCCGAACCCTCTGCGTTCTCGTACGCCGTCCGCAGACGCCGTTCCTCCTGTGGTCAGAAACGAAAGGTTAGCGCTTCTTTATCAGTCAGGGTTTGATTTTATACAGctacattttaaacagatggtACTTGTAGGAGGCGTGCAGGAAGAGCctttccttgtttttgttttttttttgtccagaataTCCAGGCCTTCTAAATTATTCTAAATATgacaacagcgccccctgctgtttggtctgtacctgcggTCAGTACGGTGATaaatactattattatttaataaacttttgTAACTGAACTTAATGAACTTAAACCTTAACGTAACTGAAGTTcatctttaatattaatggctttaTGTTATTTTTGCCATGAGAGGTTTATAGTTAGTTAAAAGTTGACTGTAGGTACGAGTTGGGCTAAAAcccatttattttgttgttaatattatattgttaaaatagtgtggaaatgttgaaacattctGAACATTCGCTGAAGGgagcggagcttggttcctgggtctgggttgtgattggttaggaggatgtaatgatgtaatattaacctacatgatagaatgcaaaatgaaggaaaactgtcattctattaaactttttattgaccctttttcttCCCTTATTGACCCTAATTGAATCACACGTCCATCGATTGATATGTAtcgttactgaattatcgtccagcactACTGTACACACCGAGTTACAGTCGCCTGGATGTAAACATGCAAACTTTACACTTTCATTAAACCAGGTTACTGATGGACAAACTCATACCTACTAATTAATGTCTCTAATTACCACTTTAAGTATTAAATGATGCATTCATGTCAGGCTCAGAAGCAGGAGCTCCATTCAAAGCTGAAAGGTTCCCAGACGGGATTTAAACACCAGGAGCCATTTATCCACCCAGCAGGAAACAGAGGAACCCGGCTTCCTTCTCAAGCTCTGCTCTGCCGCCTGGACCACAGTG contains:
- the ccdc51 gene encoding mitochondrial potassium channel translates to MRYRGAQIRLWARGSCCLSRHYLPGRTAQVRSYSSEPPPRPPPPTEPSPPEQKGTAAEAVKERTLSALQHAGELGRQWSQRSAQAATVTVNYWWGRYEEFVGLNEVREAQTKVTEAEAAFMVARGIVREAHISLEALQSRLKEVRDRLDRVSREEAHYLELATMEHKLLQEERRLRTAYENAEGSEREKFALFSAAVRESHEKERTRAERTKNWSVIGSVLGALIGVMGSTYINRVRLQELKNLLLEAQKGPESLQEALRVQAGNHRSQQDELRLLIDSLRVTLAETVSQRSGAPQGKTGATAAAPAFSPSALKDLQVHHQKTESLLESLPARLGQLQQGVGKVEDELLSVRKLLEAKPRTEPQAQTRAAGSQRPEAADQWGSERVVRGLEDTKRTLGEGIRINSVYNAVFTYTAAAITISAVYLLLRGTG